The Candidatus Palauibacter australiensis nucleotide sequence TGGACGCGCTGACGCCGCTGGCGTCGTCCTTGAGCACGATGTTGATCACGCCGGCGATGGCATCGGAGCCGTACTGCGAAGCCGCACCCTCGCGCAGGACCTCGATCCGCTCGATGGCGTGGACCGGAATGGCGCGCAGGTCCGTCCCCGTCGTCCCTTGCCCGGACACCGCGAGCACCTTCGCGAAGGCGACGCCGTGCCGTCGCTTGCCGTTGACGAGGACGAGCACCTGGTCGCCGTTCATGCCGCGGAGCGTCGCCACATGGAGGGCCGCGCCGTCGCCGGCGGACAAACGCGTGGAGTTGAAGGACGGCGCGATGCGTCCGAGCACCTCACCGAGGTCGATCTCTCCGAGACGGGCGATTTCCTCGGCGCCGTAGATGTCCACGGGAACGGGAAGCGTAGCGGGATCCGCGACACCGGCCCGCGAGCCTACGACGACCTCGAGTTCCTGGACTACGACCACGGTGTCCGGCGGCTCCTGAGCCGCGGCCGGGCCGGTCGAAGCGAGGACTGCGACGGCCGCCGCGGCGAGGAACGAAGTTTGCGCTTTCATGGCCATTCTCCCCCGTCCAGGCACCTGCGGGACACGGCGCCTCGACACCCGCCGCAGGCTCACGGATTTCTGAGACACCACACCAAGTGTCATTATGTATCAAACGATCCGCGGGTTACACCCTCAGGGAGGCACCATGGCTCGCAGTCGACTCCGCCCCTCGTTCATCCTTGCGGGAATCGCGGTTCTCGCCGTCGCCTACCTTCTCATGCAGGTGGCGCCGGACCGGGCGGACCCGGCCGCGGCCGCGGGTCCGGACTCGCACGCGGACCTCGTCGCGTTGTTCGACGAGTGGCGGGCCTTCGAGCGCCCCGAGTTCGCGGATGGCGTGCCCGACTACTCGGCGGCGGCGATGGCGCGCCAGCAGCAGGAACTCCCGGGGTGGCAGGCGCGGCTGGGCAGCGGCGCCCCGGAGGGCTGGTCCGTGCCGGAGCAGATCGACTGGCACCTGGTCCGCGCCGAGATGAACGGGCTCGACTTCGATCACCGCGTGCGCCGCCCCTGGGCGCGCGACCCCGCCTTCTACGTGACGATCTTCGCGGCGGAGAGCGACGTGCCGGCCCACGAAGGGGCGGTCATCCACGGCTGGATCGACCTCTGGACGTACGACTATCCGCTTTCGGAGGCGGATGCCGCCGAACTCGCGGGCCGCATCGGCGCGACCCCGGCGCTCCTGGAGCAGGCGCGCGGGAACCTCGCGGACTCGAACGCGCGCGACCTGTGGCTGGCCGGACCCCGGGCCTTTCGGGGCCAGATACGGGATCTCGACAACCTTGCGGTGCGGGTGGCCGGGACGAGCGACGCGCTCGACGGGTCCATCTCCGAAGCGCGCGCCGCCTCGGAGGCGTTCATCGCGTGGCTGGAGGAGGAGGCGCCCTCGCGCACCGGACCCTCCGGGGTGGGGCGGGAGAACTACACGTGGTACATGCAGAACGTGCACCTCGTCCCGTATTCGTGGGAGGAACAGGTCACGATCATGCGGCGCGAACTCGCCCGCGCCCACGCTTCGATGCGGCTGGAGGAGAACCGCAACCGGCACCTCCCCGAACTCGAGCGGATCGCCTCGGCCGAGGAGTACGACCGGAGGCTGAACGA carries:
- a CDS encoding DUF885 family protein, which translates into the protein MARSRLRPSFILAGIAVLAVAYLLMQVAPDRADPAAAAGPDSHADLVALFDEWRAFERPEFADGVPDYSAAAMARQQQELPGWQARLGSGAPEGWSVPEQIDWHLVRAEMNGLDFDHRVRRPWARDPAFYVTIFAAESDVPAHEGAVIHGWIDLWTYDYPLSEADAAELAGRIGATPALLEQARGNLADSNARDLWLAGPRAFRGQIRDLDNLAVRVAGTSDALDGSISEARAASEAFIAWLEEEAPSRTGPSGVGRENYTWYMQNVHLVPYSWEEQVTIMRRELARAHASMRLEENRNRHLPELERIASAEEYDRRLNESVDRYMRFLDEEEVETTEEWMDPALRAVNGSFTPAEPGEIRNFFSEVNYRDPDSFRPHMHHWIELARMRVDPHASPIRATPSLYNIFDSRSEGLATGVEEMFMHLGLLEGSPRSRELTWIMLAQRAARALSGLYLHGEVFDMEEAVAHAMKWTPRGWLPDGALVRGEQSLYLRQPGYGTSYVTGKVQIEELLSEYAIQEGGEFSVKRFFDAFYDVGVIPIVLTRWEMIGEKDPILGAN